ATACTTTGCCTCTAAGATCTGATCATTATCTTTTGACAGTATATATAAAGTTCATGGGATTTGCATCCCTTGATGAATGTTTTTACTGCCTTAGTTGCTATTGTATTTATCCAGAAACCTCTGAACAGAGCAGGTTTCAAAAACACACAGCAATTAATAGCTAACATTGTTCCAATGTTTAGCCTGACAAGTGTCAGAGAAATCTTGTTCAAATAAGAATACAGAACTCAGCATTTCACCTCATTTGCACAAATTATGTTGAATCACTTTTGTGCCTCCTTATATTATGAAAGCTGCCATGAACAGCGATCAATCCCCCCATCGGCCATCACCATTCCCCTTGTAATTTGACCAAATTCCTGTAAAGGTACAACTTTACCATTTGGAGGCAGTAATAAATAGATCCATTGATTCTCTTAGCACACCATTATAGTGCTCACAATCTTGAGCTGACGTTGTACTTACTCTGCTGGAGTTTCACCTCTGACATTAATCGTAGATTCATATCTGCCAGTTCCAAGACACATTTATGTCTATGTGCCTTTTATCTTGGTTCATCACTGATCTGAGGTTATGTCACTGATACATGAGCAAAGGACAAGTATCTGATATCATCATGGAGAAGGTGTTCTTGGGTCTATGGTTTCTGAATCGATCATCCTCCTTTGATTTCTTTCCTCCTAAAACTATCGATCACAGGCTGCAGCACGCGTACTTCGTATTGGTTccagaacagattttctgcttGGTGGATTGCATCCTTCAATAAATTGGGCTGAGAAGGAGTCTCATGTAGATGAGGACGAAATGGCCAAGGTAATGTAAATGACAAacacttttttttattgatatagatatagatatagatatttTCTATCTTGATATGTTTTCATTTCGTCTATATCCAGGTTAAGACAGCTTTCGTTGGAAATTTACCAGCAAATGTTACAGAGGAGTATTTAAGAAAGCTTTTTGAACATTGTGGAGAGGTCTGTTATGCGCCAATGTGGCAGCCAAATGTGTGCGTTCACCagttttatttgaaatattaaataaatcTGAAAAGTAAAGCATTAATGTTTAATTAGGTAGTACGGGTTGCAGTCTCAAGGAAAGGACAATATCCAGTTGGATTTGTCCACTTTGCCAGTCGTACAGTAAGTATTTGTACATGTTGTTTTAATCCTATTGAGTTTTATAGGTTGAACTCTCATACAAGTTGTTGTCATTATCTTTTTTTGTTGATGGAAGGAGCTCGACAATGCAATAAAAGAAATGGATGGTGAAACAGTGAGAGGACCTGACCGAGGGGCAACTTTCAGGATCCAGGCATGAATAAGAATGTTATTTCTGTGGAGCAACTTATAGATTCTTATTGCTTATTTTACTTTTGTACTATTGGATTTGACATCCCTGTTTATTGCAATAGGTCTCAGTTGCTCGGCCTGTGGTAGAGAACGATAAAAAGAGAATTCGTGAAGAAGTGAAAACTAGAAGATCAAACGTATCAACAGACAAGCCGGACCATTCTTATGGAAGACGTGGACATGATTCATATGATCGTCAAGCAAAAGCTCCAAGGCTATATAATGAGGTACTACATACGAATGATAAGCTCCTTCATTGTGCCCTGAAAGGGTCAAATCAGAGTTAACCATTTACTCTCGCACTTCAGTCCACTGTTTTATTAGTCTGTGATGTCACAAGGTTCATTCTGTAGTTTTTTATCAGTTTGTATAAACTAGACTATGTTTTAGTTTGTTCTGTAGGATTTGTTATTTGTACCGGTTTCTATGAACTCAACAATTTTTTTAGTTCACTTCAAAAGCATGGCACAACCTATTCCAGCTTCAAACAGTTGAATCAGCAATTTTTCTGTCCTTTGTAGTTCTGGATTTTATATGAATGCTTAGTCGAAGGAATAAATTGCATATAATTCAATAAGGAACGCCATGTTTGTTGACATGATAACCCTTTTCTGccaattttcttttttgcagGTGTCTGATACGGACCCCTATGAAGCAGCTGTTGTTTCACTACCTTCAGCCGTCAAGGAACTCCTACTTCGTATTCTACGTCTTAGAATTGGCACTCGATATGATGTAAGTAATCTGTACATAAGGTCTCTACTTGTGCCTTTTTTGGGTGTGTAAAACATGGTCTGCCTGTCCATTTTACTTTTTCAGATAGACATTCATTGCATAAGGAGTCTTAATGAACTTCCTGAAAAGGCTGCAGTTGCTGTCCTTAATCAGGTATGGAGTTGTTTCATGCACATGATCTCTGACTCTGAGATCTGACCTGTTCTACCATATCATTATGCTTAGCTAAAAATGGCATTCATTATTCTGATGATTATTCCTGCTCGCAGTTTTTGATATCAGGTGCAGATAAACACAATAAAGGAGACTATTTCGCTTCATTAATTGCTAAGGTTTTTACTACCTACCTGATTCAATATTTCACCTTTTTAGTGTTTTTTTGATTGATGTGTACAATTTGTCCCCTTTTCATTTGCAGTACCAGGCTGAGACATTTAGCTCAGCACTAAGATTGCAGGGTTCTACTTATTTGCCAAGAAATCCTGAAATACAGAACAAGAGATTCCCACATCAAGATTACGAGTACACAGCATCCGggtaaactattttttttctaggacaatgaaaattttattttcaactgTTCTACATCTGTGTAAACTTTGAGCCT
This genomic window from Oryza sativa Japonica Group chromosome 12, ASM3414082v1 contains:
- the LOC9271153 gene encoding uncharacterized protein isoform X4, translated to MVLSFKERDLLLIFRWIKIHSSLGIFAKALEDVVSVDLAMARNHDSSVGKRRLNRGFAFVRFSSHAAAARVLRIGSRTDFLLGGLHPSINWAEKESHVDEDEMAKVKTAFVGNLPANVTEEYLRKLFEHCGEVVRVAVSRKGQYPVGFVHFASRTELDNAIKEMDGETVRGPDRGATFRIQVSVARPVVENDKKRIREEVKTRRSNVSTDKPDHSYGRRGHDSYDRQAKAPRLYNEVSDTDPYEAAVVSLPSAVKELLLRILRLRIGTRYDIDIHCIRSLNELPEKAAVAVLNQFLISGADKHNKGDYFASLIAKYQAETFSSALRLQGSTYLPRNPEIQNKRFPHQDYEYTASGSSRYSSLGDYPSSSYVDDPASSQSRNRRYDEYRPDLVRYPDSRSRQEEIVRIERYPEPRFAHEPRQDTGRHLDLGYVQERNSNIERSAQVAFSSREGGYLSASRYNTNIVPEFSSRSSAEYSTARQQVRFDPFTGEPYKFDPYTGEPIRPESNPRRSGSLY
- the LOC9271153 gene encoding uncharacterized protein isoform X2; translated protein: MEKRGAASHGDYDEQDRRVKGAEVFVGGLPRSVTERALREVFSPCGEIVDLRIMKDQNGISKGYGFVRFAERECAYIAKRQINGFELQGKRLAVDLSLDQDTLFFGNLCKDWGIEEFEELIRKALEDVVSVDLAMARNHDSSVGKRRLNRGFAFVRFSSHAAAARVLRIGSRTDFLLGGLHPSINWAEKESHVDEDEMAKVKTAFVGNLPANVTEEYLRKLFEHCGEVVRVAVSRKGQYPVGFVHFASRTELDNAIKEMDGETVRGPDRGATFRIQVSVARPVVENDKKRIREEVKTRRSNVSTDKPDHSYGRRGHDSYDRQAKAPRLYNEVSDTDPYEAAVVSLPSAVKELLLRILRLRIGTRYDIDIHCIRSLNELPEKAAVAVLNQFLISGADKHNKGDYFASLIAKYQAETFSSALRLQGSTYLPRNPEIQNKRFPHQDYEYTASGSSRYSSLGDYPSSSYVDDPASSQSRNRRYDEYRPDLVRYPDSRSRQEEIVRIERYPEPRFAHEPRQDTGRHLDLGYVQERNSNIERSAQVAFSSREGGYLSASRGTIQV